Proteins from a single region of Deltaproteobacteria bacterium:
- a CDS encoding aldehyde:ferredoxin oxidoreductase, whose product MSGYAGKILRVNLTKKEITAIPTKKYEHWVGGHGMGSAIFFDLVKDKTIDGFNPANVVTLMTSPLSGTLVPAASGRTEVQGIGVQSYPIGWFTRSNFGGRFSSMLKYAGWDGVVIEGKASRPVWIDIRNDDVKIRECASLSLWGKDTWECQEIIWDYVAGEGKYGDWIKQNNSEARTTQRPAVVAIGPAGENLSRVACLIHDASSAAGQGGFGAVWGSKNLKAISVIGTGGIKIHDPQGLMAARLWQKKNYAFDLENLIERWGFQHQAPPAPIALWRGGRPKIGQRPQACLGCHSACRARYDDALGNEASCFASVFYWDAKSLDIQRTASDLINKYGLNAVEMCFGLLYIYLLNQNGVLKSSNIPKCPLDFSNYGSEEFVERFVKMVSYGDDGNGNKSQFGKDISGGFVWAAEKWGRREQDLNNGMLSFPYWGLPIHKEPRAQVYWGYATLLGDRDINEHDFDWLKHDAKIAARWGRKTMATAEEAVKIVTDKMVPYQGDMLMMDFSEKNIYSEHMAKLVSWHRYYTRFWKQSMLFCDVRWPDFLNLYAPGKIGSTGIAEPKFLKAVTGKDFSFLDGINLGRKIWNLDHAIWTLQGRHRDMVHFADIIYKRKASWDVDGKAYMPGIENGKWDYHYYARRTLDRNKFDEFKTRFYQLQGWDEASGWPKKKTLDSLGLSYVASELEANGRLGKG is encoded by the coding sequence ATGTCCGGATACGCTGGAAAAATATTAAGAGTTAACTTAACCAAGAAAGAAATCACAGCCATACCCACCAAAAAATACGAGCACTGGGTCGGCGGGCATGGAATGGGGTCGGCCATTTTCTTTGACCTGGTCAAGGACAAGACCATAGACGGGTTTAATCCGGCCAACGTGGTGACGTTGATGACTTCCCCTCTTTCAGGGACCCTGGTCCCCGCAGCCTCTGGCAGGACTGAGGTCCAGGGGATTGGGGTGCAGTCCTATCCCATCGGCTGGTTTACGCGAAGCAATTTTGGCGGAAGATTTTCATCCATGCTCAAATACGCCGGTTGGGATGGAGTAGTGATTGAGGGGAAAGCATCCAGGCCGGTATGGATAGACATCAGAAATGACGACGTCAAAATAAGGGAATGTGCCTCCTTATCATTATGGGGCAAGGATACCTGGGAGTGCCAGGAAATAATCTGGGATTATGTGGCTGGCGAAGGGAAGTACGGCGACTGGATAAAGCAAAACAACAGCGAGGCGCGAACCACTCAAAGACCCGCCGTGGTTGCCATTGGTCCGGCCGGGGAGAATTTGAGCCGGGTGGCCTGCTTGATACACGATGCCAGTTCCGCCGCCGGTCAGGGTGGTTTCGGGGCCGTGTGGGGCTCCAAGAACCTCAAAGCCATAAGCGTCATAGGGACGGGAGGTATCAAAATCCATGATCCGCAGGGACTGATGGCCGCCCGTTTGTGGCAGAAGAAGAATTACGCTTTTGACCTCGAAAATTTGATAGAGAGATGGGGATTTCAACATCAAGCTCCACCCGCTCCTATCGCGCTCTGGCGCGGCGGTCGGCCGAAGATCGGTCAGCGACCCCAGGCCTGCCTGGGGTGTCATTCCGCCTGTCGAGCCAGATACGACGATGCCTTGGGAAACGAAGCCTCCTGCTTTGCCTCTGTATTTTACTGGGACGCTAAGAGCCTGGATATTCAGCGCACCGCCAGCGACCTGATAAATAAATACGGACTGAATGCCGTGGAAATGTGCTTTGGTCTGCTGTATATCTATCTGCTGAATCAAAATGGTGTTCTCAAATCTTCCAATATCCCGAAATGTCCACTCGATTTTAGCAACTACGGCAGCGAGGAATTCGTTGAGCGATTCGTGAAGATGGTCTCCTACGGCGATGACGGTAACGGGAATAAAAGCCAGTTTGGCAAAGATATTTCCGGCGGATTTGTCTGGGCGGCCGAGAAATGGGGTAGGCGGGAACAGGACCTGAATAATGGTATGCTCAGTTTTCCTTATTGGGGCCTGCCCATCCATAAGGAACCGCGGGCCCAGGTGTATTGGGGTTATGCGACCCTGTTGGGTGACCGGGACATCAACGAACACGATTTTGACTGGTTGAAACATGATGCTAAAATCGCCGCACGCTGGGGCAGAAAAACCATGGCCACGGCGGAAGAGGCAGTGAAAATTGTAACCGATAAAATGGTTCCCTATCAGGGGGATATGCTTATGATGGATTTCAGCGAGAAGAACATCTATTCCGAGCATATGGCCAAGCTGGTCTCCTGGCACCGCTACTATACCCGATTCTGGAAGCAGTCCATGTTGTTTTGCGACGTTCGCTGGCCCGATTTTCTCAATCTTTACGCCCCTGGTAAAATCGGCTCCACCGGCATCGCCGAGCCTAAATTCCTGAAAGCCGTAACCGGAAAGGATTTTTCCTTCCTGGACGGGATCAATCTCGGCCGCAAGATCTGGAACCTGGATCACGCCATCTGGACCCTTCAGGGCCGTCACCGGGACATGGTGCATTTTGCCGATATTATTTATAAGAGAAAGGCAAGTTGGGATGTTGATGGCAAGGCTTATATGCCGGGTATTGAAAATGGCAAGTGGGATTATCACTACTATGCCAGAAGAACACTGGACAGAAACAAGTTCGATGAATTCAAAACCCGGTTTTACCAGCTCCAGGGGTGGGACGAGGCCTCGGGCTGGCCGAAGAAAAAAACCCTGGATTCTCTGGGACTGTCCTATGTCGCCAGTGAACTGGAGGCTAACGGCAGGCTGGGGAAAGGTTAA
- a CDS encoding cytosolic protein: MPDSIEKPEDLNQEQMARLIIDMLHRIVVHYGLWFVEVEHQMGMERALETINAAFQRSYDIQMSRMAESLGFEMKDGLPKSLLNLPREVLLNFMDDVAKNWLANDGVWFQTVEFNSGMFDAKRCNDSCWVRFSPFEAESIKQFLGLPKKAGLEGLKKALSFRLYARINKQSLIEEGPNSLVFEMNECRVQSARRRKGLEDYPCKSVGMVEYPYFARAIDLRIKTECLGCPPDEHPEEWYCCWRFTLSEDA; this comes from the coding sequence ATGCCTGACAGCATTGAAAAGCCTGAAGATCTGAATCAGGAACAGATGGCGCGATTAATTATAGATATGCTCCACCGCATTGTGGTGCACTACGGGTTGTGGTTTGTTGAGGTGGAGCATCAAATGGGCATGGAAAGAGCTCTTGAGACAATCAATGCAGCATTTCAGCGAAGCTATGACATCCAGATGTCCAGAATGGCAGAGAGCCTTGGATTTGAGATGAAGGACGGTCTGCCCAAATCATTGCTGAATTTGCCCAGGGAAGTTCTTCTCAACTTTATGGACGATGTAGCCAAGAACTGGCTGGCCAATGATGGCGTCTGGTTCCAGACCGTAGAATTTAACAGCGGTATGTTTGACGCCAAGCGCTGCAATGATTCCTGCTGGGTTCGTTTTTCGCCCTTTGAGGCGGAATCCATCAAGCAGTTCCTGGGGCTCCCTAAAAAGGCCGGGCTCGAAGGGTTGAAAAAGGCCTTGAGTTTTCGCCTTTACGCCCGGATCAACAAGCAGTCTCTTATCGAGGAAGGCCCGAACAGTCTGGTTTTTGAGATGAATGAATGTCGGGTGCAGTCTGCCCGGAGGCGCAAAGGTCTGGAGGATTATCCTTGTAAATCCGTGGGCATGGTTGAATATCCCTATTTTGCCAGGGCCATTGACTTAAGGATCAAGACCGAATGTCTGGGCTGCCCTCCGGATGAGCATCCGGAGGAGTGGTATTGTTGCTGGCGTTTTACGCTTTCCGAAGACGCTTAA
- a CDS encoding 4Fe-4S dicluster domain-containing protein has product MKDQKNRHTGKEKADFSRRDFLKLSKNIAVGAGVAGILPSMIWLEDGVAAIPVSEGYLLVDTKKCQGCMSCMLACSLVHEGEENLSLARIQVVQNSFERFPVDLTISQCRQCTEPACMEACPTGALHIDTKHGNIRTINEEECIGCMECVKACPFMPGRAIYNDKKEKALKCDLCADTPYWDEPGGPGGKQACVEVCPVGAIKFTKDVPKQKGDEGYVVNLRGRSWRRLGYPRR; this is encoded by the coding sequence ATGAAGGATCAAAAAAACAGGCATACTGGAAAAGAAAAGGCGGATTTTTCCCGCAGGGATTTTCTTAAGTTATCAAAAAACATAGCTGTTGGGGCCGGGGTTGCCGGCATACTGCCTTCAATGATTTGGCTGGAAGACGGCGTGGCGGCGATTCCGGTTTCCGAGGGCTACCTGCTGGTTGACACCAAAAAGTGCCAGGGCTGCATGAGTTGTATGCTGGCCTGCTCTCTGGTGCATGAAGGTGAGGAAAATCTGTCCCTGGCCAGAATTCAGGTGGTTCAGAATTCTTTTGAAAGGTTTCCTGTTGATTTGACCATATCGCAGTGCAGACAGTGTACCGAACCCGCGTGTATGGAAGCCTGTCCAACCGGTGCGCTTCATATAGACACCAAACACGGCAACATCAGAACGATTAATGAGGAGGAGTGCATCGGATGTATGGAGTGCGTTAAAGCATGTCCCTTTATGCCGGGTAGGGCAATCTATAATGATAAAAAAGAAAAAGCCCTTAAATGCGACCTTTGCGCCGATACTCCATATTGGGATGAACCGGGCGGACCTGGAGGGAAGCAGGCCTGCGTCGAAGTGTGTCCTGTGGGCGCGATTAAATTTACCAAGGATGTTCCCAAACAGAAGGGTGATGAAGGATACGTGGTAAATCTGAGGGGCCGCAGTTGGCGGAGGCTGGGATATCCCAGACGTTGA
- a CDS encoding serine hydrolase, whose protein sequence is MKEKLLVPFVITAILILFIGYGASSAKDDAARGKSGFDKYLGQGKNIGEYWPTKEWRTCSPEAAGMDSTKLVEAFEYAATPKFKTDGLVIIRKGHIVGEAYFGNFKSNSKHTSHSMAKSFTSALIGIAIEQGLIKGIDEKLCQYYDEWDCDDTEDPRSKISIRHVMTLTTGLDWKEDWSPGYTGRNNTLEMARESNYLEYMLEREGLHKPGTRFIYSTGDPMLLSGVIQKATGFTALEYAKKNLFSKIGTPGITWGHDPAGNTITAWGIEATARDYAKFGYLFLNKGRWEDKQIVSEEWVEKSTKTDPSVAMWRAYGYLWHVNLPYRLRWSGSSEPRGTIPRDGYMAEGVRGQNIFIIPSKDLVIVRVANQTKGGMDLVKFLTMVLSAIES, encoded by the coding sequence ATGAAAGAAAAATTGCTGGTGCCTTTTGTTATAACCGCGATTCTCATCCTGTTTATCGGCTATGGCGCCTCAAGCGCAAAAGACGACGCTGCTCGCGGAAAGTCTGGGTTCGATAAATATCTTGGCCAGGGGAAGAACATTGGTGAGTACTGGCCGACCAAAGAATGGCGGACCTGCAGCCCGGAAGCGGCCGGCATGGATTCCACGAAGCTGGTCGAGGCTTTCGAATACGCGGCCACACCCAAATTCAAAACGGACGGGCTGGTAATTATCAGAAAAGGCCACATTGTCGGCGAAGCCTATTTCGGAAACTTTAAAAGCAATTCAAAACATACCAGCCATTCAATGGCCAAGAGTTTTACCAGCGCGTTGATCGGGATTGCCATTGAACAAGGCCTTATAAAAGGCATAGATGAAAAATTATGCCAGTATTACGATGAATGGGATTGCGATGATACGGAGGATCCACGAAGCAAGATCAGCATAAGGCATGTCATGACGCTCACAACCGGGCTGGATTGGAAAGAAGACTGGAGCCCCGGCTACACCGGGAGGAACAATACCCTGGAGATGGCTCGGGAAAGTAACTATCTAGAGTACATGCTGGAGAGGGAAGGCCTTCATAAACCGGGTACCAGGTTCATCTACTCAACCGGGGATCCTATGCTTCTCTCGGGTGTTATACAGAAAGCTACCGGTTTTACCGCGCTTGAGTACGCCAAGAAAAACCTGTTTAGCAAAATCGGCACTCCCGGCATCACCTGGGGTCACGATCCAGCCGGTAATACTATCACCGCCTGGGGCATAGAGGCCACGGCCAGGGATTATGCGAAATTCGGATATCTATTCCTCAATAAAGGCCGCTGGGAGGATAAGCAGATTGTATCCGAAGAGTGGGTCGAAAAATCGACTAAAACGGACCCCAGTGTAGCGATGTGGAGGGCATACGGATACCTCTGGCATGTTAACTTGCCTTACCGACTGAGGTGGAGCGGGTCTTCGGAACCCCGTGGCACCATTCCGCGGGACGGGTATATGGCGGAAGGTGTTCGGGGCCAGAATATATTTATCATCCCCTCCAAGGACCTTGTGATTGTCCGGGTAGCAAACCAGACCAAGGGGGGGATGGACCTGGTCAAGTTTCTGACGATGGTTCTGAGTGCCATCGAAAGTTAG